One Tursiops truncatus isolate mTurTru1 chromosome 3, mTurTru1.mat.Y, whole genome shotgun sequence DNA segment encodes these proteins:
- the USHBP1 gene encoding harmonin-binding protein USHBP1 isoform X3 — MSARATRPRSRRGRHAALPGELDPVAESSEEAEAASGSSEPGPVPSQDSCKPEPLGPEAEAKGQGLESRTDKEVDGDSSRGPAPAPEGPYEPAQEAHQAPEAAPRDRENVPSGPRAPDVFQTLQQALSSLEAAVAAWRHQPPRCPGPLEAKDRSEGGPKPCLEQEQAGSCQRDAARLTERNAWLRLALSSREDELIRTQNSLKAFQAEKEMLQREVQELQDSLLRLRPFPPPSCDQAGGSGSGSSSSGVDGETWGTQDPFSLAHPLLRRLQSDSSTQMLGSLPTQLLAPEMHIMEAQMEHLQGNIEKLKCFNRLLSAVLQEYKGRCEGLSMRLGQREAEATALRLALQYSEHCEEAYGALLTLRKADSGAEEAFMDDLEAAEKEAQRLLVQEEAAMDGGILQDPRPSPEGSSVDRPTPQEVAIQLQGYVQRLQERRALETLADLMLRLQLVRREKRALELREAALRAQGPAHVLLLEQLRWERAKLWTGGANSSGGDSSGGGSSGDEEEWSQGPPAVPGGSRTVDGGQVSKVQNPEELAQELSASLTRALGLREQLQSLREELEEVAQKGRARRAQSTELNSDLCKAHSALVMAFRGAHRKQEEQRRKLEQQLALMEARQAEELAVLEATARALGRPRPPCLPPRSGGTFL, encoded by the exons ATGAGTGCCAGGGCCACACGGCCCCGAAGCCGGCGAGGGAGGCATGCCGCTCTGCCC GGTGAGCTGGACCCTGTGGCAGAGAGTTCAGAAGAGGCTGAGGCAGCCAGTGGGAGCTCCGAGCCGGGCCCTGTGCCATCTCAGGATAGCTGCAAGCCAGAGCCGCTGGGCCCTGAGGCGGAGGCCAaagggcagggcctggagagCAG GACTGACAAAGAAGTTGATGGGGACTCTAGCAGGGGACCTGCTCCAGCCCCCGAGGGGCCCTATGAGCCTGCCCAGGAAGCCCACCAGGCCCCAGAGGCAGCCCCACGGGACAGGGAGAATGTCCCCTCTGGACCCAGAGCCCCTGACGTGTTTCAGACTCTCCAGCAAGCTCTGAGCTCTCTGGAAGCGGCTGTTGCTGCCTGGCGCCACCAGCCCCCAAGATGTCCTGGGCCGTTGGAGGCAAAGGACAGAAGCGAGGGGGGACCAAAGCCCTGCTTGGAGCAAGAGCAGGCTGGGAGCTGCCAGCGGGATGCAGCCCGATTGACTGAAAGGAATGCCTGGTTGCGTTTGGCCCTGAGCAGCCGTGAGGACGAGCTGATCCGCACACAGAACTCCCTGAAGGCCTTCCAGGCTGAGAAGGAGATGCTGCAGAGAGAG GTCCAGGAGCTGCAGGATTCCCTGCTGAGGCTGAggcccttcccacctccctcctgtGACCAAGCAGGCGGCTCGGGTAGTGGTTCCAGCAGCTCTGGGGTTGATGGGGAGACCTGGGGCACTCAG GATCCCTTCTCCCTGGCTCACCCCCTGCTCCGGCGCCTCCAGAGTGATTCCAGCACCCAGATGCTTGGGTCTCTCCCCACCCAGCTCCTTGCCCCCGAGATGCACATCATGGAAGCCCAGATGGAGCATCTCCAGGG GAACATTGAGAAGCTCAAATGCTTCAACCGTCTGCTGTCAGCTGTGCTCCAGGAGTACAAGGGCCGGTGTGAGGGCCTCAGCATGCGGCTGGGCCAGCGGGAGGCTGAGGCCACTGCATTGCGTCTAGCCTTGCAGTATAG TGAACACTGTGAGGAGGCATATGGGGCCTTGCTCACTCTTCGGAAGGCAGACTCAGGAGCAGAAGAAGCCTTCATGGATGACTTGGAGGCGGCTGAGAAGGAAGCTCAGAGGCTTCTGGTGCAAGAGGAGGCTGCCATGGATGGAGGGATACTGCAGGATCCACGTCCAAG CCCCGAGGGCAGCAGTGTGGATAGGCCCACACCACAGGAGGTGGCTATACAGCTCCAGGGCTACGTCCAGCGTCTTCAGGAACGCCGTGCTCTG GAGACCCTAGCAGACCTGATGCTTCGGCTACAGCTGGTGCGGCGGGAGAAGCGGGCTCTGGAGCTGCGGGAGGCTGCCCTCcgagcccagggcccagcccacgTGCTCCTGCTGGAGCAGCTGCGCTGGGAGCGCGCAAAGCTCTGGACTGGTGGGGCCAACAGCAGTGGTGGAGACAGCAGTGGAGGAGGGAGCAGTGGAGATGAAGAGGAGTGGTCCCAG GGCCCTCCGGCTGTCCCTGGTGGCAGCAGGACTGTTGATGGAGGCCAAGTGAGCAAAGTGCAGAACCCAGAAGAGCTAGCCCAGGAACTGTCAGCATCACTCACCCG GGCTCTGGGCCTGCGGGAGCAGCTGCAGTCCTTGCGGGAAGAGCTGGAAGAGGTGGCTCAGAAGGGGCGAGCCAGACGTGCTCAGAGTACTGAGCTGAACAGTGATTTATGCAAAGCTCACAG TGCCCTGGTCATGGCCTTCCGTGGTGCCCACCGGAAGCAGGAAGAGCAACGGCGGAAGCTGGAGCAGCAGTTGGCACTAATGGAAGCCCGACAGGCAGAGGAGCTGGCAGTGCTGGAAGCCACCGCAAGGGCCCTGGGGAGGCCCAGACcgccctgcctgcctccccgGTCAGGAGGGACCTTTCTATAA
- the USHBP1 gene encoding harmonin-binding protein USHBP1 isoform X2, which yields MSARATRPRSRRGRHAALPGELDPVAESSEEAEAASGSSEPGPVPSQDSCKPEPLGPEAEAKGQGLESRTDKEVDGDSSRGPAPAPEGPYEPAQEAHQAPEAAPRDRENVPSGPRAPDVFQTLQQALSSLEAAVAAWRHQPPRCPGPLEAKDRSEGGPKPCLEQEQAGSCQRDAARLTERNAWLRLALSSREDELIRTQNSLKAFQAEKEMLQREVQELQDSLLRLRPFPPPSCDQAGGSGSGSSSSGVDGETWGTQDPFSLAHPLLRRLQSDSSTQMLGSLPTQLLAPEMHIMEAQMEHLQGEHCEEAYGALLTLRKADSGAEEAFMDDLEAAEKEAQRLLVQEEAAMDGGILQDPRPSPEGSSVDRPTPQEVAIQLQGYVQRLQERRALVKIPPEPGPTLAPMSAVPRAEAMVQAILGTQPGPALPRLEKMQIQEDLVATRETLADLMLRLQLVRREKRALELREAALRAQGPAHVLLLEQLRWERAKLWTGGANSSGGDSSGGGSSGDEEEWSQGPPAVPGGSRTVDGGQVSKVQNPEELAQELSASLTRALGLREQLQSLREELEEVAQKGRARRAQSTELNSDLCKAHSALVMAFRGAHRKQEEQRRKLEQQLALMEARQAEELAVLEATARALGRPRPPCLPPRSGGTFL from the exons ATGAGTGCCAGGGCCACACGGCCCCGAAGCCGGCGAGGGAGGCATGCCGCTCTGCCC GGTGAGCTGGACCCTGTGGCAGAGAGTTCAGAAGAGGCTGAGGCAGCCAGTGGGAGCTCCGAGCCGGGCCCTGTGCCATCTCAGGATAGCTGCAAGCCAGAGCCGCTGGGCCCTGAGGCGGAGGCCAaagggcagggcctggagagCAG GACTGACAAAGAAGTTGATGGGGACTCTAGCAGGGGACCTGCTCCAGCCCCCGAGGGGCCCTATGAGCCTGCCCAGGAAGCCCACCAGGCCCCAGAGGCAGCCCCACGGGACAGGGAGAATGTCCCCTCTGGACCCAGAGCCCCTGACGTGTTTCAGACTCTCCAGCAAGCTCTGAGCTCTCTGGAAGCGGCTGTTGCTGCCTGGCGCCACCAGCCCCCAAGATGTCCTGGGCCGTTGGAGGCAAAGGACAGAAGCGAGGGGGGACCAAAGCCCTGCTTGGAGCAAGAGCAGGCTGGGAGCTGCCAGCGGGATGCAGCCCGATTGACTGAAAGGAATGCCTGGTTGCGTTTGGCCCTGAGCAGCCGTGAGGACGAGCTGATCCGCACACAGAACTCCCTGAAGGCCTTCCAGGCTGAGAAGGAGATGCTGCAGAGAGAG GTCCAGGAGCTGCAGGATTCCCTGCTGAGGCTGAggcccttcccacctccctcctgtGACCAAGCAGGCGGCTCGGGTAGTGGTTCCAGCAGCTCTGGGGTTGATGGGGAGACCTGGGGCACTCAG GATCCCTTCTCCCTGGCTCACCCCCTGCTCCGGCGCCTCCAGAGTGATTCCAGCACCCAGATGCTTGGGTCTCTCCCCACCCAGCTCCTTGCCCCCGAGATGCACATCATGGAAGCCCAGATGGAGCATCTCCAGGG TGAACACTGTGAGGAGGCATATGGGGCCTTGCTCACTCTTCGGAAGGCAGACTCAGGAGCAGAAGAAGCCTTCATGGATGACTTGGAGGCGGCTGAGAAGGAAGCTCAGAGGCTTCTGGTGCAAGAGGAGGCTGCCATGGATGGAGGGATACTGCAGGATCCACGTCCAAG CCCCGAGGGCAGCAGTGTGGATAGGCCCACACCACAGGAGGTGGCTATACAGCTCCAGGGCTACGTCCAGCGTCTTCAGGAACGCCGTGCTCTGGTGAAGATTCCCCCAGAGCCTGGTCCCACCTTGGCACCCATGTCCGCTGTGCCCCGTGCAGAAGCCATGGTGCAGGCCATTCTGGGGACAcagcctggcccagccctgccccggcTGGAGAAGATGCAGATCCAGGAGGACCTGGTGGCCACACGG GAGACCCTAGCAGACCTGATGCTTCGGCTACAGCTGGTGCGGCGGGAGAAGCGGGCTCTGGAGCTGCGGGAGGCTGCCCTCcgagcccagggcccagcccacgTGCTCCTGCTGGAGCAGCTGCGCTGGGAGCGCGCAAAGCTCTGGACTGGTGGGGCCAACAGCAGTGGTGGAGACAGCAGTGGAGGAGGGAGCAGTGGAGATGAAGAGGAGTGGTCCCAG GGCCCTCCGGCTGTCCCTGGTGGCAGCAGGACTGTTGATGGAGGCCAAGTGAGCAAAGTGCAGAACCCAGAAGAGCTAGCCCAGGAACTGTCAGCATCACTCACCCG GGCTCTGGGCCTGCGGGAGCAGCTGCAGTCCTTGCGGGAAGAGCTGGAAGAGGTGGCTCAGAAGGGGCGAGCCAGACGTGCTCAGAGTACTGAGCTGAACAGTGATTTATGCAAAGCTCACAG TGCCCTGGTCATGGCCTTCCGTGGTGCCCACCGGAAGCAGGAAGAGCAACGGCGGAAGCTGGAGCAGCAGTTGGCACTAATGGAAGCCCGACAGGCAGAGGAGCTGGCAGTGCTGGAAGCCACCGCAAGGGCCCTGGGGAGGCCCAGACcgccctgcctgcctccccgGTCAGGAGGGACCTTTCTATAA
- the USHBP1 gene encoding harmonin-binding protein USHBP1 isoform X1: MSARATRPRSRRGRHAALPGELDPVAESSEEAEAASGSSEPGPVPSQDSCKPEPLGPEAEAKGQGLESRTDKEVDGDSSRGPAPAPEGPYEPAQEAHQAPEAAPRDRENVPSGPRAPDVFQTLQQALSSLEAAVAAWRHQPPRCPGPLEAKDRSEGGPKPCLEQEQAGSCQRDAARLTERNAWLRLALSSREDELIRTQNSLKAFQAEKEMLQREVQELQDSLLRLRPFPPPSCDQAGGSGSGSSSSGVDGETWGTQDPFSLAHPLLRRLQSDSSTQMLGSLPTQLLAPEMHIMEAQMEHLQGNIEKLKCFNRLLSAVLQEYKGRCEGLSMRLGQREAEATALRLALQYSEHCEEAYGALLTLRKADSGAEEAFMDDLEAAEKEAQRLLVQEEAAMDGGILQDPRPSPEGSSVDRPTPQEVAIQLQGYVQRLQERRALVKIPPEPGPTLAPMSAVPRAEAMVQAILGTQPGPALPRLEKMQIQEDLVATRETLADLMLRLQLVRREKRALELREAALRAQGPAHVLLLEQLRWERAKLWTGGANSSGGDSSGGGSSGDEEEWSQGPPAVPGGSRTVDGGQVSKVQNPEELAQELSASLTRALGLREQLQSLREELEEVAQKGRARRAQSTELNSDLCKAHSALVMAFRGAHRKQEEQRRKLEQQLALMEARQAEELAVLEATARALGRPRPPCLPPRSGGTFL; this comes from the exons ATGAGTGCCAGGGCCACACGGCCCCGAAGCCGGCGAGGGAGGCATGCCGCTCTGCCC GGTGAGCTGGACCCTGTGGCAGAGAGTTCAGAAGAGGCTGAGGCAGCCAGTGGGAGCTCCGAGCCGGGCCCTGTGCCATCTCAGGATAGCTGCAAGCCAGAGCCGCTGGGCCCTGAGGCGGAGGCCAaagggcagggcctggagagCAG GACTGACAAAGAAGTTGATGGGGACTCTAGCAGGGGACCTGCTCCAGCCCCCGAGGGGCCCTATGAGCCTGCCCAGGAAGCCCACCAGGCCCCAGAGGCAGCCCCACGGGACAGGGAGAATGTCCCCTCTGGACCCAGAGCCCCTGACGTGTTTCAGACTCTCCAGCAAGCTCTGAGCTCTCTGGAAGCGGCTGTTGCTGCCTGGCGCCACCAGCCCCCAAGATGTCCTGGGCCGTTGGAGGCAAAGGACAGAAGCGAGGGGGGACCAAAGCCCTGCTTGGAGCAAGAGCAGGCTGGGAGCTGCCAGCGGGATGCAGCCCGATTGACTGAAAGGAATGCCTGGTTGCGTTTGGCCCTGAGCAGCCGTGAGGACGAGCTGATCCGCACACAGAACTCCCTGAAGGCCTTCCAGGCTGAGAAGGAGATGCTGCAGAGAGAG GTCCAGGAGCTGCAGGATTCCCTGCTGAGGCTGAggcccttcccacctccctcctgtGACCAAGCAGGCGGCTCGGGTAGTGGTTCCAGCAGCTCTGGGGTTGATGGGGAGACCTGGGGCACTCAG GATCCCTTCTCCCTGGCTCACCCCCTGCTCCGGCGCCTCCAGAGTGATTCCAGCACCCAGATGCTTGGGTCTCTCCCCACCCAGCTCCTTGCCCCCGAGATGCACATCATGGAAGCCCAGATGGAGCATCTCCAGGG GAACATTGAGAAGCTCAAATGCTTCAACCGTCTGCTGTCAGCTGTGCTCCAGGAGTACAAGGGCCGGTGTGAGGGCCTCAGCATGCGGCTGGGCCAGCGGGAGGCTGAGGCCACTGCATTGCGTCTAGCCTTGCAGTATAG TGAACACTGTGAGGAGGCATATGGGGCCTTGCTCACTCTTCGGAAGGCAGACTCAGGAGCAGAAGAAGCCTTCATGGATGACTTGGAGGCGGCTGAGAAGGAAGCTCAGAGGCTTCTGGTGCAAGAGGAGGCTGCCATGGATGGAGGGATACTGCAGGATCCACGTCCAAG CCCCGAGGGCAGCAGTGTGGATAGGCCCACACCACAGGAGGTGGCTATACAGCTCCAGGGCTACGTCCAGCGTCTTCAGGAACGCCGTGCTCTGGTGAAGATTCCCCCAGAGCCTGGTCCCACCTTGGCACCCATGTCCGCTGTGCCCCGTGCAGAAGCCATGGTGCAGGCCATTCTGGGGACAcagcctggcccagccctgccccggcTGGAGAAGATGCAGATCCAGGAGGACCTGGTGGCCACACGG GAGACCCTAGCAGACCTGATGCTTCGGCTACAGCTGGTGCGGCGGGAGAAGCGGGCTCTGGAGCTGCGGGAGGCTGCCCTCcgagcccagggcccagcccacgTGCTCCTGCTGGAGCAGCTGCGCTGGGAGCGCGCAAAGCTCTGGACTGGTGGGGCCAACAGCAGTGGTGGAGACAGCAGTGGAGGAGGGAGCAGTGGAGATGAAGAGGAGTGGTCCCAG GGCCCTCCGGCTGTCCCTGGTGGCAGCAGGACTGTTGATGGAGGCCAAGTGAGCAAAGTGCAGAACCCAGAAGAGCTAGCCCAGGAACTGTCAGCATCACTCACCCG GGCTCTGGGCCTGCGGGAGCAGCTGCAGTCCTTGCGGGAAGAGCTGGAAGAGGTGGCTCAGAAGGGGCGAGCCAGACGTGCTCAGAGTACTGAGCTGAACAGTGATTTATGCAAAGCTCACAG TGCCCTGGTCATGGCCTTCCGTGGTGCCCACCGGAAGCAGGAAGAGCAACGGCGGAAGCTGGAGCAGCAGTTGGCACTAATGGAAGCCCGACAGGCAGAGGAGCTGGCAGTGCTGGAAGCCACCGCAAGGGCCCTGGGGAGGCCCAGACcgccctgcctgcctccccgGTCAGGAGGGACCTTTCTATAA
- the BABAM1 gene encoding BRISC and BRCA1-A complex member 1 isoform X2 — MEVAEPSSPAEEEEEEEEEQSAEPRPRTRSNPEGAEDRALGAQASVGSRSEGEGEAASADDGTANPPGAGPKPWQVPPPAPEVQVRTPRVNCPEKVIICLDLSEEMSLPKLESLNSQQKTELPVTENVQMIPPPYVVRTILVYSRPPCQPQFSLTEPMKKMFQCPYFFFDVVYIHNGADEKEEEMSWKDMFAFMGSLDTKGTSYKYEVALAGPALELHNCMAKLLAHPLQRPCQSHASYSLLEEDDEAAEVEATV, encoded by the exons ATGGAGGTGGCGGAGCCCAGTAGTCCCgctgaagaggaggaggaggaggaagaggagcagTCAGCTGAGCCCAGACCCCGCACTCGCTCCAACCCTGAGGGGGCGGAGGACCGGGCACTGGGGGCCCAGGCCAGTGTGGGCAGCCGCAGCGAGGGCGAGGGTGAGGCGGCCAGTGCTGACGACGGGACCGCCAACCCTCCCGGAGCCGGTCCCAAGCCGTGGCAGGTGCCTCCACCAGCCCCAGAGGTCCAGGTGCGGACGCCAAGGGTCAACTGTCCAGAGAAAGTG ATCATCTGCCTGGACCTGTCGGAGGAAATGTCGCTGCCAAAGCTAGAGTCATTAAATAG CCAACAGAAGACCGAGCTGCCAGTCACAGAGAATGTGCAGATGATTCCACCGCCGTACGTCGTCCGAACCATCCTGGTCTATAGTCGTCCACCCTGCCAGCCCCAGTTCTCCCTGACGGAGCCCATGAAG AAAATGTTCCAGTGCCcgtatttcttctttgatgttGTTTACATCCACAACGGCGCCGacgagaaggaggaggagatgagTTGGAAG GACATGTTTGCCTTCATGGGAAGCCTGGATACCAAGGGTACCAGCTATAAGTACGAGGTGGCGCTGGCTGGGCCAGCCCTTGAGCTGCACAACTGTATGGCCAAGCTTCTGGCTCACCCACTGCAGCGGCCCTGCCAAAGCCATGCCTCCTACAGCCTGCTGGAGGAGGACGATGAAGCTGCCGAGGTTGAGGCCACTGTCTGA
- the BABAM1 gene encoding BRISC and BRCA1-A complex member 1 isoform X1 translates to MEVAEPSSPAEEEEEEEEEQSAEPRPRTRSNPEGAEDRALGAQASVGSRSEGEGEAASADDGTANPPGAGPKPWQVPPPAPEVQVRTPRVNCPEKVIICLDLSEEMSLPKLESLNSSKTNALNVSQKMIEMFVRTKHKIDKSHEFALVVVNDDTAWLSGLTSDPRELCSCLYDLETASCSTFNLEGLFSLIQQKTELPVTENVQMIPPPYVVRTILVYSRPPCQPQFSLTEPMKKMFQCPYFFFDVVYIHNGADEKEEEMSWKDMFAFMGSLDTKGTSYKYEVALAGPALELHNCMAKLLAHPLQRPCQSHASYSLLEEDDEAAEVEATV, encoded by the exons ATGGAGGTGGCGGAGCCCAGTAGTCCCgctgaagaggaggaggaggaggaagaggagcagTCAGCTGAGCCCAGACCCCGCACTCGCTCCAACCCTGAGGGGGCGGAGGACCGGGCACTGGGGGCCCAGGCCAGTGTGGGCAGCCGCAGCGAGGGCGAGGGTGAGGCGGCCAGTGCTGACGACGGGACCGCCAACCCTCCCGGAGCCGGTCCCAAGCCGTGGCAGGTGCCTCCACCAGCCCCAGAGGTCCAGGTGCGGACGCCAAGGGTCAACTGTCCAGAGAAAGTG ATCATCTGCCTGGACCTGTCGGAGGAAATGTCGCTGCCAAAGCTAGAGTCATTAAATAG CTCCAAAACCAATGCCCTCAACGTCTCCCAGAAAATGATCGAGATGTTCGTGCGGACAAAACACAAGATTGACAAGAGCCACGAGTTCGCGCTGGTGGTGGTGAACGATGACACTGCCTgg CTGTCCGGCCTGACCTCTGATCCCCGAGAACTCTGCAGCTGCCTCTACGACCTGGAGACGGCCTCCTGCTCCACCTTCA ATTTGGAAGGTCTCTTCAGCCTCAT CCAACAGAAGACCGAGCTGCCAGTCACAGAGAATGTGCAGATGATTCCACCGCCGTACGTCGTCCGAACCATCCTGGTCTATAGTCGTCCACCCTGCCAGCCCCAGTTCTCCCTGACGGAGCCCATGAAG AAAATGTTCCAGTGCCcgtatttcttctttgatgttGTTTACATCCACAACGGCGCCGacgagaaggaggaggagatgagTTGGAAG GACATGTTTGCCTTCATGGGAAGCCTGGATACCAAGGGTACCAGCTATAAGTACGAGGTGGCGCTGGCTGGGCCAGCCCTTGAGCTGCACAACTGTATGGCCAAGCTTCTGGCTCACCCACTGCAGCGGCCCTGCCAAAGCCATGCCTCCTACAGCCTGCTGGAGGAGGACGATGAAGCTGCCGAGGTTGAGGCCACTGTCTGA
- the USHBP1 gene encoding harmonin-binding protein USHBP1 isoform X4, translating into MPLCPTDKEVDGDSSRGPAPAPEGPYEPAQEAHQAPEAAPRDRENVPSGPRAPDVFQTLQQALSSLEAAVAAWRHQPPRCPGPLEAKDRSEGGPKPCLEQEQAGSCQRDAARLTERNAWLRLALSSREDELIRTQNSLKAFQAEKEMLQREVQELQDSLLRLRPFPPPSCDQAGGSGSGSSSSGVDGETWGTQDPFSLAHPLLRRLQSDSSTQMLGSLPTQLLAPEMHIMEAQMEHLQGNIEKLKCFNRLLSAVLQEYKGRCEGLSMRLGQREAEATALRLALQYSEHCEEAYGALLTLRKADSGAEEAFMDDLEAAEKEAQRLLVQEEAAMDGGILQDPRPSPEGSSVDRPTPQEVAIQLQGYVQRLQERRALVKIPPEPGPTLAPMSAVPRAEAMVQAILGTQPGPALPRLEKMQIQEDLVATRETLADLMLRLQLVRREKRALELREAALRAQGPAHVLLLEQLRWERAKLWTGGANSSGGDSSGGGSSGDEEEWSQGPPAVPGGSRTVDGGQVSKVQNPEELAQELSASLTRALGLREQLQSLREELEEVAQKGRARRAQSTELNSDLCKAHSALVMAFRGAHRKQEEQRRKLEQQLALMEARQAEELAVLEATARALGRPRPPCLPPRSGGTFL; encoded by the exons ATGCCGCTCTGCCC GACTGACAAAGAAGTTGATGGGGACTCTAGCAGGGGACCTGCTCCAGCCCCCGAGGGGCCCTATGAGCCTGCCCAGGAAGCCCACCAGGCCCCAGAGGCAGCCCCACGGGACAGGGAGAATGTCCCCTCTGGACCCAGAGCCCCTGACGTGTTTCAGACTCTCCAGCAAGCTCTGAGCTCTCTGGAAGCGGCTGTTGCTGCCTGGCGCCACCAGCCCCCAAGATGTCCTGGGCCGTTGGAGGCAAAGGACAGAAGCGAGGGGGGACCAAAGCCCTGCTTGGAGCAAGAGCAGGCTGGGAGCTGCCAGCGGGATGCAGCCCGATTGACTGAAAGGAATGCCTGGTTGCGTTTGGCCCTGAGCAGCCGTGAGGACGAGCTGATCCGCACACAGAACTCCCTGAAGGCCTTCCAGGCTGAGAAGGAGATGCTGCAGAGAGAG GTCCAGGAGCTGCAGGATTCCCTGCTGAGGCTGAggcccttcccacctccctcctgtGACCAAGCAGGCGGCTCGGGTAGTGGTTCCAGCAGCTCTGGGGTTGATGGGGAGACCTGGGGCACTCAG GATCCCTTCTCCCTGGCTCACCCCCTGCTCCGGCGCCTCCAGAGTGATTCCAGCACCCAGATGCTTGGGTCTCTCCCCACCCAGCTCCTTGCCCCCGAGATGCACATCATGGAAGCCCAGATGGAGCATCTCCAGGG GAACATTGAGAAGCTCAAATGCTTCAACCGTCTGCTGTCAGCTGTGCTCCAGGAGTACAAGGGCCGGTGTGAGGGCCTCAGCATGCGGCTGGGCCAGCGGGAGGCTGAGGCCACTGCATTGCGTCTAGCCTTGCAGTATAG TGAACACTGTGAGGAGGCATATGGGGCCTTGCTCACTCTTCGGAAGGCAGACTCAGGAGCAGAAGAAGCCTTCATGGATGACTTGGAGGCGGCTGAGAAGGAAGCTCAGAGGCTTCTGGTGCAAGAGGAGGCTGCCATGGATGGAGGGATACTGCAGGATCCACGTCCAAG CCCCGAGGGCAGCAGTGTGGATAGGCCCACACCACAGGAGGTGGCTATACAGCTCCAGGGCTACGTCCAGCGTCTTCAGGAACGCCGTGCTCTGGTGAAGATTCCCCCAGAGCCTGGTCCCACCTTGGCACCCATGTCCGCTGTGCCCCGTGCAGAAGCCATGGTGCAGGCCATTCTGGGGACAcagcctggcccagccctgccccggcTGGAGAAGATGCAGATCCAGGAGGACCTGGTGGCCACACGG GAGACCCTAGCAGACCTGATGCTTCGGCTACAGCTGGTGCGGCGGGAGAAGCGGGCTCTGGAGCTGCGGGAGGCTGCCCTCcgagcccagggcccagcccacgTGCTCCTGCTGGAGCAGCTGCGCTGGGAGCGCGCAAAGCTCTGGACTGGTGGGGCCAACAGCAGTGGTGGAGACAGCAGTGGAGGAGGGAGCAGTGGAGATGAAGAGGAGTGGTCCCAG GGCCCTCCGGCTGTCCCTGGTGGCAGCAGGACTGTTGATGGAGGCCAAGTGAGCAAAGTGCAGAACCCAGAAGAGCTAGCCCAGGAACTGTCAGCATCACTCACCCG GGCTCTGGGCCTGCGGGAGCAGCTGCAGTCCTTGCGGGAAGAGCTGGAAGAGGTGGCTCAGAAGGGGCGAGCCAGACGTGCTCAGAGTACTGAGCTGAACAGTGATTTATGCAAAGCTCACAG TGCCCTGGTCATGGCCTTCCGTGGTGCCCACCGGAAGCAGGAAGAGCAACGGCGGAAGCTGGAGCAGCAGTTGGCACTAATGGAAGCCCGACAGGCAGAGGAGCTGGCAGTGCTGGAAGCCACCGCAAGGGCCCTGGGGAGGCCCAGACcgccctgcctgcctccccgGTCAGGAGGGACCTTTCTATAA